The Benincasa hispida cultivar B227 chromosome 11, ASM972705v1, whole genome shotgun sequence genome has a segment encoding these proteins:
- the LOC120089823 gene encoding syntaxin-52-like, with translation MAPSDLWIKEYNEASKLGDDINGMISERSSFPATGPESQRHASAIRRKITILGTKVDGLQSLLLKLPVKHPLSEKEINRRKDMLAQMRSKVKQMASTLNMSNFANRDSLLGPDMKSADVMSKTAGLDNQGLVGFQRQIMKEQDEGLEKLEETIISTKHIALAVNEELNLHTCLIDDLDQHVDVTDSRLARVQKRLGILNKQTKGSCTCFGMLLSVVGIVVLIAVIWLLIRYL, from the exons ATGGCACCTTCTGATTTATGGATAAAGGAATATAATGAAGCCTCTAAGCTTGGTGATGATATTAATGGCATGATTTCTGAAAGGAGTTCCTTTCCTGCAACTGGACCAGAATCCCAACGTCATGCTTCCGCCATTCGGAGGAAGATCACAATTTTGGGGACTAAAGTTGATGGCTTACAGTCCCTTTTGTTGAAACTTCCTGTAAAGCATCCCCT TTCTGAAAAGGAGATAAATCGACGTAAAGACATGCTTGCTCAGATGAGATCAAAAGTAAAGCAGATGGCCTCAACGTTGAACATGTCAAACTTTGCTAACCGGGACAGTTTGCTTGGTCCAGATATGAAATCGGCAGATGTAATGAGCAAGACAGCTGGACTAGACAATCAAGGACTTGTTGGTTTTCAAAGACAAATCATGAAGG AGCAAGATGAAGGTCTTGAAAAGCTGGAGGAGACTATTATAAGTACAAAACATATTGCATTAGCAGTTAACGAAGaactcaatcttcatacttgcCTTATT GATGACTTGGACCAACATGTCGATGTTACAGACTCTCGATTAGCG AGGGTGCAGAAGAGATTGGGAATAttgaacaagcaaacaaaagggAGCTGCACTTGCTTTGGAATGCTTCTGTCTGTGGTTGGTATTGTGGTTCTCATCGCTGTCATATGGCTGCTCATTCGATacttgtaa
- the LOC120090981 gene encoding DNA topoisomerase 1 beta-like isoform X2 — protein sequence MTRLNEKISELRDIVKELKIDLDRAKKGKPPLKDADGKRKRNLTPEALEKKISQTNAKIEKIERDMKTKEDLKTVALGTSKINYLDPRITVAWCKRHEVPIEKIFNKSLLAKFAWAMDVDPDFRF from the exons ATGACGAGATTGAATGAAAAGATCTCTGAGCTCAGG GACATTGTGAAAGAGCTTAAAATTGATTTAGATAGAGCAAAGAAAGGGAAGCCCCCTTTAAAAGATGCTGATGGAAAGCGAAAGAGGAACTTGACCCCGGAAGC GTTAGAGAAGAAGATATCCCAAACGAATGCAAAGATTGAGAAGATAGAGCGAGATATGAAGACTAAAGAGGATTTGAAAACTGTAGCATTGGGCACGTCAAAGATCAACTACCTTGATCCTCGGATCACAGTCGCATGGTGTAAGCGTCATGAAGTCCCTATCGAAAAG ATATTCAacaagtctcttctagcaaagTTTGCTTGGGCAATGGACGTCGATCCCGACTTCAGATTCTGA